A DNA window from Streptomyces canus contains the following coding sequences:
- a CDS encoding MMPL family transporter gives MTEVNSPPRVGRWTRLVTARPRLSLLAALVLTLLAVLAGSGVADRLGAGGWEDPDAESTYATKALEREFPDSQPNLLLLVDAGDASVDDPAVAAEAERLTARLAAEKDITGVGSYWSATSPALRAEDGHEALIAARITGDEKQMGETLDRVAPSLRGTHGPVKVEIGGIVAVRHEMQTIIQEDLTRAEMIALPITLLLLVMVFGSAIAALLPLGIGIVAILGTNAVLRGLTEFTDVSVFAMNLTTALGLGLAIDYALFIVRRFREELATGADPLTAVGTTLRTAGRTVLFSALTVAVSLAAMLLFPQYFLRSFAYAGMAVVLLAAAAALTLLPAALILLGHRVNSLDLRRLFRRGAPKKSDTQDGGTAWARTATLVMRRAPFFALGTTAVLVLLGLPFLGVKFGTADDRQLPASAESHVVQQHLRDGFPGSPGGGLEVLAEGRATPAQYASYKERIAALPEVLRVDGPLVKGDSAYFTVQPRGEAVDDGAQRLVGELRSTKAPFDTKVTGTAAVLVDSKHAIVDRLPWAAVFITIVTLLLVFLLTGSVLIPIQAVLLNALSLTAMFGAVVWVFQDGHLSGLLGFTSPGSIETTLPVLMFCVAFGLSMDYGVFLLSRIKEEYDRTGDHEEAARHGLQRTGGLITAAAVILAVVMVAIGTSRVTNTKMLGLGIALAVLMDAMIVRSLLVPAVMRLTGRATWWAPAPLRRFHTRFGLSEGEAERPSGAGDRHAAPPRGATSHDVPAEENGEGMADASGDLRTIRRTSGGT, from the coding sequence ATGACCGAAGTCAACAGCCCACCTCGTGTCGGCCGATGGACCCGCCTCGTCACCGCTCGCCCCAGGTTGTCGCTGCTCGCGGCCCTGGTGCTCACCCTCCTCGCCGTACTGGCCGGCAGCGGTGTCGCCGACCGCCTGGGCGCGGGCGGCTGGGAGGACCCGGACGCGGAGTCGACGTACGCCACCAAGGCGTTGGAGCGGGAGTTCCCGGACTCCCAGCCCAACCTCCTGCTGCTCGTCGACGCGGGCGACGCCTCGGTGGACGACCCGGCGGTGGCCGCGGAGGCCGAACGCCTCACCGCCCGCCTGGCCGCCGAGAAGGACATCACGGGGGTCGGTTCCTACTGGTCCGCCACCTCACCGGCCCTGCGCGCCGAGGACGGCCATGAGGCGCTGATCGCCGCCCGCATCACCGGCGACGAGAAACAGATGGGAGAGACGCTCGATCGCGTCGCCCCTTCCCTCCGGGGGACGCACGGCCCGGTGAAGGTCGAGATCGGCGGCATCGTCGCGGTGCGGCACGAGATGCAGACGATCATCCAGGAGGACCTCACCCGGGCCGAGATGATCGCCCTGCCGATCACGCTCCTGCTGCTGGTGATGGTCTTCGGCAGCGCGATCGCGGCCCTGCTCCCGCTCGGCATCGGCATCGTGGCGATCCTCGGGACGAACGCCGTGCTGCGCGGCCTGACCGAGTTCACCGACGTCTCCGTCTTCGCGATGAACCTCACCACGGCCCTCGGACTGGGCCTGGCCATCGACTACGCGCTGTTCATCGTCCGCCGCTTCCGCGAGGAACTGGCCACCGGAGCCGACCCGTTGACGGCCGTCGGGACCACCCTGCGCACGGCGGGCCGCACCGTCCTCTTCTCCGCCCTCACGGTCGCGGTGTCCCTGGCGGCGATGCTGCTCTTCCCGCAGTACTTCCTACGGTCCTTCGCCTACGCCGGGATGGCCGTCGTCCTGCTGGCCGCGGCAGCCGCCCTGACCCTCCTCCCGGCCGCCCTGATCCTGCTGGGCCACCGGGTCAACTCCCTGGATCTGCGCCGGCTGTTCAGGCGCGGAGCACCGAAGAAGAGCGACACGCAGGACGGCGGCACGGCCTGGGCGCGCACGGCGACCCTCGTCATGCGCCGCGCCCCCTTCTTCGCCCTGGGCACCACAGCCGTCCTGGTCCTGCTCGGGCTGCCCTTCCTGGGGGTGAAGTTCGGCACCGCGGACGACCGCCAACTGCCCGCCTCCGCCGAGTCCCATGTCGTGCAGCAGCACCTCAGGGACGGCTTCCCCGGCAGCCCCGGCGGCGGCCTGGAAGTCCTGGCCGAGGGCAGGGCGACCCCGGCGCAGTACGCCTCCTACAAGGAGCGGATCGCGGCTCTCCCCGAGGTCCTGCGGGTCGACGGCCCGTTGGTGAAGGGAGACTCGGCGTACTTCACGGTCCAGCCCAGGGGTGAGGCCGTGGACGACGGGGCACAGCGCCTGGTCGGTGAACTGCGCTCCACGAAGGCCCCCTTCGACACCAAGGTCACCGGCACGGCGGCCGTTCTGGTCGACTCCAAGCACGCGATAGTCGACCGCCTGCCATGGGCGGCGGTCTTCATCACGATCGTCACCCTGCTGCTGGTGTTCTTGCTGACGGGCAGCGTCCTGATCCCGATCCAGGCGGTCCTCCTCAACGCCCTCAGCCTGACGGCGATGTTCGGCGCGGTGGTCTGGGTCTTCCAGGACGGACATCTCTCCGGCCTCCTCGGCTTCACCAGCCCGGGCTCCATCGAGACAACGCTCCCGGTCCTGATGTTCTGCGTCGCCTTCGGCCTCTCCATGGACTACGGCGTCTTCCTCCTTTCCCGCATCAAGGAGGAGTACGACAGGACGGGCGACCACGAGGAGGCGGCCCGCCACGGCCTGCAACGCACGGGAGGTCTGATCACAGCGGCCGCGGTCATCCTCGCCGTGGTGATGGTGGCGATAGGCACGTCGAGGGTGACCAACACGAAGATGCTGGGCCTCGGCATCGCGCTGGCGGTGCTGATGGACGCGATGATCGTCCGCAGTCTGCTGGTACCGGCGGTGATGAGGCTGACGGGGCGGGCAACCTGGTGGGCACCGGCTCCTTTGCGGCGCTTCCACACACGGTTCGGGCTGAGCGAAGGGGAAGCCGAACGCCCCAGTGGCGCGGGGGATCGACATGCGGCACCGCCGCGGGGCGCGACCAGCCACGATGTACCGGCAGAGGAAAACGGCGAGGGGATGGCAGATGCGAGCGGTGATCTTCGAACGATACGGCGAACGTCTGGAGGTACTTGA
- a CDS encoding TetR/AcrR family transcriptional regulator yields the protein MPDNEEKEQPRRRQARGERRITQLLAAAATVFTTTGYTAASTNAIAREAGVSPGTLYQFFPNKEAIAIELGGRLVHEMQTAYGEALAPVDPATPLEEAVGAAVDRFIAFNCQHPVFFALMHGPDIPGRLTEEHDALHVTLVGRVEGLLSSILPEAPVADIKRTAQMVLGIYMAGLELVLAHEGAERDAYIRELKTALTRYLDPLVGDRLGRTGHTTTP from the coding sequence GTGCCCGACAACGAGGAGAAGGAGCAGCCGCGCCGCCGCCAGGCGCGCGGCGAACGCCGGATCACCCAGCTCCTGGCCGCGGCGGCCACCGTCTTCACGACCACGGGCTACACCGCGGCCAGCACCAACGCCATCGCCCGCGAGGCCGGCGTCTCGCCCGGCACGCTCTACCAGTTCTTCCCGAACAAGGAAGCGATCGCGATCGAGCTGGGCGGCCGGCTCGTGCACGAGATGCAGACGGCGTACGGCGAGGCGCTCGCCCCGGTCGACCCGGCGACCCCGCTCGAGGAGGCGGTCGGCGCCGCCGTGGACCGGTTCATCGCCTTCAACTGCCAACACCCGGTGTTCTTCGCGCTGATGCACGGCCCCGACATCCCCGGCCGGCTCACCGAGGAGCACGACGCGCTGCACGTGACCCTCGTGGGCCGGGTCGAAGGGCTGCTCTCCTCGATCCTCCCCGAAGCGCCCGTCGCCGACATCAAGCGCACCGCGCAGATGGTGCTGGGCATCTACATGGCGGGCCTGGAGCTGGTCCTCGCCCACGAGGGCGCCGAGCGCGACGCGTACATCCGGGAGCTGAAGACCGCACTGACCCGCTATCTCGACCCGTTGGTCGGCGACCGGCTCGGCAGAACCGGCCACACGACGACTCCGTAG
- a CDS encoding heavy-metal-associated domain-containing protein produces the protein MTTQTDTAGSVTVVYKVSGMSCGHCEGAVSGEISEIDGVSSVKAVASSGEVTVVSSVPLDEEAVRAAVDEAGFELVGRA, from the coding sequence ATGACCACTCAGACCGACACCGCCGGCTCCGTCACCGTCGTCTACAAGGTGAGCGGGATGAGCTGCGGGCACTGCGAGGGCGCCGTCTCCGGGGAGATCTCCGAGATCGACGGGGTCAGCTCGGTGAAGGCGGTCGCCTCCAGCGGGGAGGTGACGGTCGTCTCCTCGGTACCGCTGGACGAGGAGGCGGTACGCGCCGCTGTGGACGAGGCCGGGTTCGAGCTTGTCGGACGGGCCTGA
- a CDS encoding heavy metal translocating P-type ATPase yields MSSITEPAPLATTSEVELLIGGMTCASCAARVEKKLNRMDGVTATVNYATEKARVSYPAGVEVADLVATVVKTGYTAEEPAPPAEEPSRDDPELTALRQRLLVSVALAVPVVALSMIPALQFDNWQWIALALASPVVVWGAWPFHRAAWTNIRHTAATMDTLVSVGTLAAFGWSLWALFFGDAGMPGMRERFELTAGGMDGASTIYLEVAAGVTAFILLGRYLEARAKRRAGAALRALMELGAKDVSVLRDGREVRIPAERLGVGDRFVVRPGEKIATDGTVVEGASAVDASMLTGESVPVDVGVGDLVTGATVNAGGRIVVAATRVGADTRLARMAKLVEDAQNGKAEVQRLADRVSAVFVPAVILIAVGTFGGWLGATGDTVAAFTAAVAVLIIACPCALGLATPTALMVGTGRGAQLGILIKGPEVLESTRRVDTVVLDKTGTVTTGRMALQEVHVVQDADEQQVLRLAGALEHASEHPVARAIAVGAEERVGPLPEAEGFENVPGKGVRGRVEGHEVVVGRLIDVLPAELARAKEEAERDGRTAVVVGWDGVARGVLAVADAVKETSAEAVGSLRALGLTPVLLTGDNRVVAEAVARAVGIDEVIAEVLPEDKVAAVRRLQGEGRVVAMVGDGVNDAAALAAADLGLAMGTGTDAAIEAGDLTLVRGDLRVAADAIRLSRRTLSTIKGNLVWAFGYNVAALPLAAAGLLNPMIAGAAMAFSSVFVVTNSLRLRAFR; encoded by the coding sequence ATGTCCAGCATCACCGAACCCGCGCCCCTGGCGACGACCTCCGAAGTCGAGCTGCTCATCGGCGGGATGACCTGTGCCTCGTGCGCCGCCCGGGTCGAGAAGAAGCTCAACCGGATGGACGGCGTCACCGCCACGGTCAACTACGCGACCGAGAAGGCCCGGGTCAGCTACCCCGCGGGGGTGGAAGTCGCCGACCTCGTCGCGACCGTGGTGAAGACCGGGTACACGGCCGAGGAGCCCGCCCCACCCGCGGAGGAGCCGTCTCGAGACGACCCCGAGCTCACCGCCCTCCGGCAGCGGCTCCTCGTCTCCGTCGCGCTCGCCGTCCCTGTGGTCGCGCTCTCCATGATCCCGGCCCTCCAGTTCGACAACTGGCAGTGGATCGCGCTGGCCCTCGCCTCGCCCGTCGTCGTCTGGGGTGCGTGGCCCTTCCACCGGGCCGCCTGGACGAACATCAGACACACCGCGGCCACCATGGACACCCTCGTCTCGGTCGGGACACTCGCCGCGTTCGGCTGGTCGTTGTGGGCCCTGTTCTTCGGTGACGCCGGCATGCCGGGCATGCGGGAGCGGTTCGAGCTCACCGCCGGCGGCATGGACGGCGCCTCGACGATCTATCTCGAGGTGGCCGCCGGAGTCACCGCCTTCATCCTGCTCGGCCGGTATCTGGAGGCTCGTGCCAAGCGCCGCGCGGGGGCGGCTCTCAGGGCCCTGATGGAGCTCGGGGCCAAGGACGTCTCCGTGCTGCGGGACGGGCGGGAGGTGCGGATTCCGGCGGAGCGGCTGGGCGTCGGGGACCGGTTCGTCGTACGGCCCGGCGAGAAGATCGCGACCGACGGCACCGTCGTCGAAGGTGCCTCCGCCGTGGACGCGTCCATGCTGACGGGTGAGTCGGTACCGGTGGACGTCGGCGTCGGGGACCTCGTCACCGGCGCGACCGTCAACGCCGGTGGGCGGATCGTCGTGGCCGCCACGCGGGTCGGGGCCGACACGCGGCTCGCGCGGATGGCGAAGCTGGTGGAGGACGCGCAGAACGGCAAGGCGGAGGTGCAGCGGCTGGCCGACCGGGTGTCCGCGGTGTTCGTACCGGCCGTCATCCTCATCGCGGTCGGCACCTTCGGGGGGTGGCTCGGCGCCACCGGGGACACCGTCGCCGCGTTCACGGCGGCCGTCGCCGTGCTGATCATCGCCTGCCCGTGTGCGCTGGGCCTGGCCACACCGACCGCGCTCATGGTCGGCACCGGTCGCGGCGCCCAGCTCGGCATCCTCATCAAGGGGCCCGAGGTCCTGGAGTCGACGCGGCGCGTGGACACCGTCGTCCTGGACAAGACCGGCACGGTGACCACCGGCCGGATGGCCCTCCAGGAGGTCCACGTCGTCCAGGACGCCGACGAGCAGCAGGTGCTGCGGCTCGCGGGCGCCCTGGAGCACGCCTCCGAGCACCCGGTCGCCCGGGCGATCGCCGTGGGCGCCGAGGAGCGGGTCGGACCGCTGCCCGAGGCCGAAGGGTTCGAGAACGTCCCCGGGAAGGGCGTACGCGGGCGCGTGGAGGGCCACGAGGTGGTCGTGGGGCGGCTGATCGACGTGCTGCCCGCCGAACTGGCCCGTGCGAAGGAAGAGGCCGAGCGGGACGGTCGTACGGCTGTCGTCGTCGGGTGGGACGGCGTGGCGCGCGGTGTCCTGGCCGTCGCGGACGCGGTCAAGGAGACCAGCGCGGAGGCGGTGGGGTCACTGCGGGCGCTGGGGCTCACGCCGGTGCTGCTGACCGGGGACAACCGGGTGGTGGCCGAGGCGGTGGCCCGGGCGGTCGGTATCGACGAGGTGATCGCCGAGGTGCTGCCCGAGGACAAGGTCGCTGCCGTACGGCGGCTTCAGGGCGAGGGACGTGTCGTCGCGATGGTCGGTGATGGCGTCAACGACGCGGCCGCGCTCGCCGCCGCCGATCTGGGGCTCGCCATGGGGACCGGGACCGACGCGGCGATCGAGGCGGGGGATCTGACGCTGGTGCGCGGGGATCTGCGGGTGGCCGCGGACGCGATCCGGCTCTCGCGGCGCACGCTCTCCACGATCAAGGGCAATCTGGTGTGGGCCTTCGGGTACAACGTGGCGGCGCTGCCGCTGGCCGCCGCCGGGCTGCTGAACCCGATGATCGCCGGGGCGGCGATGGCGTTCTCCTCGGTGTTCGTGGTGACCAACAGCCTGCGACTGCGTGCCTTCCGTTGA
- a CDS encoding citrate synthase, translated as MSDNSVVVRYGDGEYTYPVIDSTVGDKGFDIGKLRAQTGLVTLDSGYGNTAAYKSAITYLDGEAGILRYRGYPIEQLAERSTFLEVAYLLINGELPSVDELSVFKNDITQHTLLHEDVKNFYRGFPRDAHPMAMLSSVVSALSTFYQDSHNPFDEKQRNLSTIRLLAKLPTIAAYAYKKSIGHPFVYPRNDLGYVENFLRMTFSVPAQEYEPDPVVVSALDKLLILHADHEQNCSTSTVRLVGSSQANMFASISAGINALWGPLHGGANQSVLEMLEGIQASGGDVDSFIRKVKNKEDGVRLMGFGHRVYKNFDPRAKIIKAAAHDVLSALGKSDELLDIALKLEEHALSDDYFVSRSLYPNVDFYTGLIYRAMGFPTEMFTVLFALGRLPGWIAQWHEMIKEPGSRIGRPRQIYTGVVERDFVPVEER; from the coding sequence GTGAGCGACAACTCTGTAGTAGTGCGGTACGGCGATGGCGAGTACACCTACCCGGTGATCGACAGCACCGTCGGCGACAAGGGCTTCGACATCGGAAAGCTCCGCGCCCAGACCGGTCTGGTCACCCTGGACAGCGGCTACGGCAACACCGCCGCCTATAAATCCGCCATCACCTACCTCGACGGCGAGGCCGGCATCCTCCGGTACCGCGGCTATCCGATCGAGCAGCTGGCCGAGCGCTCCACCTTCCTGGAGGTCGCCTACCTCCTGATCAACGGTGAGCTTCCGTCCGTCGACGAGCTCTCGGTGTTCAAGAACGACATCACGCAGCACACCCTGCTGCACGAGGATGTCAAGAACTTCTACCGTGGCTTCCCGCGTGACGCCCACCCGATGGCCATGCTGTCCTCGGTCGTCTCCGCGCTGTCCACGTTCTACCAGGACAGCCACAACCCCTTCGACGAGAAGCAGCGCAACCTCTCGACGATCCGCCTGCTCGCCAAGCTTCCGACGATCGCGGCGTACGCGTACAAGAAGTCGATCGGTCACCCGTTCGTCTACCCGCGCAACGATCTCGGTTACGTCGAGAACTTCCTGCGCATGACCTTCTCGGTCCCGGCGCAGGAGTACGAGCCCGACCCGGTCGTGGTCTCCGCCCTCGACAAGCTGCTCATCCTGCACGCCGATCACGAGCAGAACTGCTCGACCTCCACGGTCCGCCTCGTCGGCTCGTCCCAGGCGAACATGTTCGCGTCGATCTCCGCCGGCATCAACGCCCTGTGGGGCCCGCTGCACGGCGGTGCCAACCAGTCCGTCCTGGAGATGCTCGAGGGCATCCAGGCCAGCGGCGGCGATGTCGACTCCTTCATCCGCAAGGTGAAGAACAAGGAGGACGGCGTCCGTCTGATGGGCTTCGGCCACCGGGTCTACAAGAACTTCGACCCGCGCGCGAAGATCATCAAGGCGGCTGCGCACGACGTCCTCTCGGCGCTCGGCAAGTCCGACGAGCTGCTGGACATCGCGCTCAAGCTGGAGGAGCACGCGCTCTCGGACGACTACTTCGTCTCGCGCAGCCTCTACCCGAACGTCGACTTCTACACCGGCCTGATCTACCGCGCCATGGGCTTCCCGACCGAGATGTTCACGGTCCTGTTCGCCCTCGGCCGCCTTCCGGGCTGGATCGCCCAGTGGCACGAGATGATCAAGGAGCCCGGCTCCCGCATCGGCCGCCCGCGCCAGATCTACACGGGCGTGGTCGAGCGCGACTTCGTCCCGGTGGAAGAGCGCTGA
- the recD2 gene encoding SF1B family DNA helicase RecD2 yields the protein MSNQAGASTGERRLAVLEGVLERITYANEDNGYTVARVDTGRGGGDLLTVVGALLGAQVGESLRMEGRWGSHPQFGKQFSVENYTTVLPATVQGIRRYLGSGLVKGIGPVFADRITQHFGMDTLKIIEEEPKRLIEVPGLGPKRTKKIADAWEEQKAIKEVMLFLQSVEVSTSVAVRIYKKYGDASISVVKNQPYRLAADVWGIGFLTADKIAQSVGIPHDSPERVKAGLQYALSQSADQGHCYLPEEQLIADAVKLLQVDTGLVIECLAELALPDEDSGEPGVVREKVPGAEPGSEPVTAIYLVPFHRAELSLSAQLLRLLRTDHDRMPAFHDVAWDKALGWLKSRTGVELAPEQEAAVRLALTKKVAVLTGGPGCGKSFTVRSIVELARAKKAKVVLAAPTGRAAKRLAELTGADASTVHRLLELKPGGDAAYDKDRPLDADLVVVDEASMLDLLLANKLVKAVPPGAHLLFVGDVDQLPSVGAGEVLRDLLADGGPVPAVRLTRVFRQAQQSGVVTNAHRINAGQHPVTDGMKDFFLFVEDDTEEVGRLTVDVAARRIPAKFGLDPRRDVQVLAPMHRGPAGAGTLNGLLQQAITPARPDLAEKRFGGRVFRVGDKVTQIRNNYEKGANGVFNGTVGVVTSLDPVDQRLTVLTDEDEEVPYEFDELDELAHAYAVTIHRSQGSEYPAVVIPVTTSAWMMLQRNLLYTAVTRAKKLVVLVGSRKAIGQAVRTVSAGRRCTALDFRLSGL from the coding sequence ATGTCCAATCAGGCGGGGGCCTCCACGGGTGAACGACGACTGGCCGTCCTCGAAGGCGTGCTGGAACGCATCACGTACGCCAACGAGGACAACGGCTATACGGTCGCCCGCGTCGACACCGGCAGAGGCGGCGGTGACCTCCTCACCGTCGTCGGCGCGCTGCTCGGCGCGCAGGTGGGGGAGTCCCTGCGGATGGAGGGTCGCTGGGGCTCCCACCCTCAATTCGGGAAACAGTTCTCAGTCGAAAACTACACGACCGTCCTCCCCGCCACCGTCCAGGGCATCCGCCGCTATCTGGGCTCCGGCCTCGTCAAGGGCATCGGCCCCGTCTTCGCCGACCGCATCACCCAGCACTTCGGCATGGACACCCTGAAGATCATCGAAGAGGAGCCGAAGCGGCTCATCGAGGTCCCCGGGCTCGGCCCCAAGCGCACCAAGAAGATCGCCGACGCCTGGGAGGAGCAGAAGGCGATCAAGGAGGTCATGCTCTTCCTCCAGAGCGTCGAGGTGTCCACCTCCGTCGCCGTGCGCATCTACAAGAAGTACGGCGACGCCTCGATCTCGGTCGTGAAGAACCAGCCCTACCGGCTCGCCGCCGACGTCTGGGGCATCGGCTTCCTCACCGCCGACAAGATCGCCCAGTCCGTCGGCATCCCCCACGACAGCCCGGAGCGCGTCAAGGCGGGCCTGCAGTACGCCCTTTCGCAGTCCGCCGACCAGGGGCACTGCTACCTCCCCGAGGAACAGCTGATCGCCGACGCGGTGAAACTCCTCCAGGTCGACACCGGCCTGGTCATCGAGTGTCTCGCCGAACTCGCCCTGCCCGACGAGGACTCGGGCGAGCCGGGTGTCGTACGGGAGAAGGTGCCCGGCGCGGAGCCCGGATCCGAGCCCGTCACCGCCATCTACCTCGTCCCTTTCCACCGCGCCGAACTCTCCCTCTCCGCCCAGCTGTTGCGGCTCCTGCGTACCGACCACGACCGCATGCCGGCCTTCCACGACGTGGCCTGGGACAAGGCGCTGGGCTGGCTGAAGTCCCGTACCGGAGTGGAGCTCGCGCCCGAGCAGGAGGCCGCCGTCAGACTCGCGCTGACCAAGAAGGTCGCCGTCCTCACCGGCGGTCCGGGCTGCGGCAAGTCCTTCACCGTCCGCTCGATCGTGGAGCTGGCCCGCGCCAAGAAGGCCAAGGTCGTCCTCGCGGCCCCGACCGGCCGGGCCGCCAAGCGCCTCGCCGAACTCACGGGTGCCGACGCCTCCACCGTCCACCGCCTGCTGGAGCTGAAGCCCGGCGGCGACGCGGCCTACGACAAGGACCGTCCGCTCGACGCCGACCTGGTGGTGGTCGACGAGGCCTCCATGCTGGACCTGCTGCTCGCCAACAAGCTGGTGAAGGCCGTGCCTCCGGGCGCGCACCTGCTGTTCGTCGGGGACGTCGACCAACTGCCCAGCGTCGGCGCGGGGGAGGTCCTGCGGGATCTGCTCGCCGACGGCGGCCCCGTCCCCGCGGTGCGCCTCACGCGCGTGTTCCGGCAGGCCCAGCAGTCCGGTGTGGTGACCAACGCCCACCGGATCAACGCCGGGCAGCACCCCGTCACCGACGGCATGAAGGACTTCTTCCTCTTCGTCGAGGACGACACGGAGGAGGTCGGCCGACTCACGGTGGATGTGGCGGCCCGTCGGATTCCGGCCAAGTTCGGCCTCGACCCGCGCCGGGACGTTCAGGTGCTCGCCCCCATGCACCGAGGCCCCGCGGGCGCCGGCACTCTCAACGGTCTGCTCCAGCAGGCCATCACCCCGGCCCGTCCCGACCTGGCGGAGAAGCGGTTCGGCGGCAGGGTCTTCCGGGTCGGCGACAAGGTCACCCAGATCCGCAACAACTACGAGAAGGGCGCCAACGGTGTCTTCAACGGCACCGTGGGCGTGGTCACCTCGCTCGATCCGGTCGACCAGCGCCTCACCGTACTGACGGACGAGGACGAAGAGGTGCCGTACGAGTTCGACGAACTGGACGAACTGGCCCACGCGTACGCGGTGACCATCCATCGTTCACAGGGCAGCGAGTATCCCGCCGTGGTGATCCCTGTCACCACCAGCGCCTGGATGATGCTTCAGCGGAACCTGCTGTACACGGCGGTCACGCGGGCGAAGAAGCTGGTCGTCCTCGTCGGTTCGCGCAAGGCGATCGGTCAGGCGGTGCGCACGGTTTCGGCGGGGCGGCGCTGCACGGCGCTCGACTTCCGGCTCTCGGGCCTGTGA